In Mongoliitalea daihaiensis, one DNA window encodes the following:
- a CDS encoding PhoPQ-activated pathogenicity-related family protein: MNRQLTRRFSIAFVLFFSLWACTSKVEVIPSSSVDSFHLLEAYVMADDPAFSYELVHSTSNEAYDYHVVRMVSQTWLTTEEVNETEWWHYVSFVVPKNASFETGFLWIGGGAIESPLPEEPNPIILEAALRTNSVAAEIHNVPFQPLTFLDDDKGPRYEDDIIAYGWRKFMEGGAKDEDARWLLRLPMTKAAKLAMDVVVEIVGEKYELPLNHFVVSGASKRGWTTWTTAAVDKRVVAMAPIVIDLLNLEESFQHHWRNYGYWAPAVTSYVNEDIMDWQGSLEFERLLSITEPYSFKEKFADIPKLIVNAAGDEFFQPDSWKFYWDELPGEKHLMYVPNYGHDLRNSDALANVLSFYASILNQSSRPTYEWSIQDNSIVLQTDPNQKPASIKLWSASNEKERNFMIDRFGPHWTASEVLINESGRYEIQIPTPEIGYTGYFVEVTYPGQIPIKITSGVEVLPREYPFETYVPSKALGTPSQ, encoded by the coding sequence ATGAACCGACAATTGACCCGACGATTTTCGATAGCCTTTGTACTTTTCTTTTCTTTGTGGGCATGTACCAGTAAGGTTGAAGTCATCCCCAGTTCTTCCGTGGATAGCTTTCACTTGTTGGAGGCCTATGTGATGGCAGATGATCCAGCTTTTTCTTATGAATTGGTACATTCTACCAGCAATGAAGCCTATGATTACCATGTGGTACGCATGGTCTCTCAGACATGGTTGACTACCGAGGAAGTAAATGAAACCGAGTGGTGGCATTATGTTTCTTTCGTAGTTCCCAAAAATGCCAGTTTTGAAACAGGCTTCTTGTGGATAGGGGGAGGCGCGATAGAATCACCTTTGCCAGAAGAACCCAATCCCATCATTTTAGAAGCCGCCCTTCGCACGAATTCGGTGGCTGCAGAAATTCACAATGTTCCTTTTCAGCCACTGACGTTTTTGGATGATGACAAAGGCCCTCGCTACGAAGATGATATCATCGCTTATGGTTGGAGGAAGTTTATGGAAGGTGGTGCTAAGGATGAAGATGCTAGATGGCTTTTGCGCTTGCCTATGACCAAAGCTGCTAAGCTGGCCATGGATGTGGTGGTGGAAATAGTGGGAGAAAAGTACGAACTTCCATTGAACCATTTTGTGGTTTCGGGGGCATCTAAAAGAGGTTGGACTACCTGGACTACGGCTGCTGTTGACAAGCGAGTGGTGGCCATGGCGCCTATTGTAATTGATCTTTTGAATTTGGAGGAATCATTTCAGCACCATTGGAGGAACTATGGGTATTGGGCTCCGGCGGTCACTTCTTATGTCAATGAGGATATCATGGACTGGCAAGGTTCCCTAGAGTTTGAGCGCTTACTTTCCATTACCGAGCCCTATTCATTCAAAGAGAAGTTTGCAGATATACCCAAATTAATCGTTAATGCAGCTGGTGATGAATTTTTTCAGCCGGATAGTTGGAAGTTTTACTGGGATGAGTTGCCCGGTGAAAAGCACTTGATGTATGTACCCAATTATGGGCATGATTTACGGAATTCTGATGCTTTGGCAAATGTATTGTCCTTTTATGCTTCTATTTTGAATCAATCCTCTAGACCTACCTATGAGTGGAGTATCCAAGATAATTCCATTGTGTTACAAACAGATCCGAATCAAAAGCCAGCTTCCATCAAGTTGTGGTCGGCGAGCAATGAAAAGGAGCGAAACTTTATGATTGATCGCTTTGGCCCTCATTGGACAGCTTCTGAGGTCTTGATCAATGAAAGTGGTCGCTACGAAATTCAGATTCCTACTCCTGAAATAGGCTACACAGGATACTTTGTAGAAGTCACCTATCCTGGTCAGATTCCTATAAAAATCACAAGTGGAGTGGAGGTTTTGCCGAGGGAATATCCCTTTGAAACCTATGTTCCATCTAAGGCTTTGGGAACACCAAGCCAATGA
- a CDS encoding M14 family metallopeptidase — protein sequence MRKIYLWGFLLFSLILQQAVAQQIPTPKEHFGFEIGDDYKLVTFTDMDAYFRKVSALSDRVKYVEIGETEMGKQMPMMIITSPRNHQNLARYQEISQKLGRAEVTPQEAKALVAEGKPVIWIDGGLHSTETVASHQLIPTFYELVSSNDPEVLRFLDDLIILMLQVNPDGQDIVTDWYMGPSDVSKRNMSTPYMYQKYVGHDNNRDFFMNNMKETTHVSRQMYVEWIPQIVYNHHQTSPAGTVVAGPPYRDPFNHVFDPLIMTSLDGVGSAMINRLNAENKPGYTRLGGSVFSSWWNGGLRTTPYFHNIIGILTETTGGPTPSTIPLVPDRLIPTHATPFPIEPQPWNFKKSIDYSVSMNMAVLDYASRNADALLMNIYTMGKNAIDRGNMDHWTKYPKRAAAVQEAFNKSRQQRQADDPEAAFYGMRSGLPVQFFDSVYRNPALRDPRGFILPANQADFPTATRFVNALIKSGVQVHKATAAFTVNGKQYPAGSYVVKSAQAFRPHVLDMFEPQDHPNDFEYPGGPPKRPYDAAGWSLALQMGVEFDRILEGFEGPFEAIAYGEVQPFTPTRMPSGSGFLIDVRGNNAFIAVNDLLKAGVNVSRTTTAHAGLPAGSFFVSGNRAAIEKAASTYGINVVSASRPSPTVAIKPARVALFDHYGGSMPSGWVRWMLEQYNFAFNVVYPKELDAGNLKAKYDVILFIGAGSPGTVRNWGGAVREEGVAAEYHALIGNVTKEKTVPALKAFMEAGGSIVAVGASTAFAYEFQLPVSNALVEKLPDGRERPLSGDKYYIPGSILKAHLDGTHAANWGMGESANMVFNNSPVFNLAPNALLQGVKPLAWFGTESPLVSGWAWGEGYLRNGVVAFEAPVGKGKFYAFGPEITFRAQAHNTFKMLFNQLYVK from the coding sequence ATGAGAAAAATTTACCTTTGGGGATTTCTATTGTTTTCGCTGATCCTTCAGCAGGCGGTAGCCCAACAAATACCTACACCAAAAGAGCACTTTGGTTTCGAAATAGGAGATGATTATAAGTTAGTTACGTTTACGGATATGGATGCCTATTTCCGTAAAGTTTCTGCATTATCCGATCGTGTGAAATACGTGGAAATCGGTGAAACAGAAATGGGCAAGCAAATGCCGATGATGATTATCACTTCTCCTAGAAACCATCAAAATCTGGCCCGTTACCAAGAAATATCCCAAAAATTAGGCAGGGCAGAGGTTACTCCGCAGGAAGCCAAAGCTTTGGTAGCGGAAGGCAAGCCGGTGATTTGGATTGACGGGGGCCTGCATAGTACAGAAACTGTGGCTTCCCATCAGCTGATCCCAACGTTTTATGAATTAGTAAGCAGCAATGATCCGGAGGTGTTACGCTTTTTGGATGATCTGATTATTCTGATGTTGCAGGTGAATCCGGATGGTCAGGATATCGTCACGGATTGGTATATGGGGCCTAGCGATGTAAGCAAACGAAATATGAGTACGCCTTACATGTATCAAAAATATGTGGGACATGATAATAACCGTGATTTTTTTATGAACAATATGAAGGAGACTACCCATGTTTCCAGACAAATGTATGTAGAGTGGATTCCTCAGATTGTCTATAATCACCATCAAACTTCTCCGGCTGGAACAGTCGTAGCCGGCCCTCCTTACCGCGATCCTTTCAACCATGTTTTTGATCCTTTGATCATGACTTCGCTGGATGGTGTTGGTTCGGCGATGATCAACCGACTAAATGCAGAAAATAAACCAGGTTACACTCGTTTAGGTGGCTCGGTATTTTCTTCTTGGTGGAATGGTGGCTTGAGAACTACTCCTTATTTCCATAATATCATCGGGATTTTGACAGAGACTACCGGTGGCCCAACGCCTTCTACTATTCCATTGGTCCCTGATCGCTTGATTCCTACGCATGCAACTCCTTTTCCGATTGAGCCGCAACCTTGGAATTTCAAAAAATCAATTGATTACTCTGTGTCCATGAATATGGCCGTATTGGATTATGCAAGTAGAAATGCGGATGCCTTGCTGATGAATATTTACACCATGGGTAAGAACGCCATCGACAGAGGGAATATGGACCATTGGACGAAATATCCCAAAAGAGCAGCGGCTGTTCAGGAGGCCTTTAATAAAAGCCGTCAGCAAAGACAGGCCGATGATCCTGAAGCTGCTTTCTATGGTATGAGAAGTGGATTACCGGTACAGTTTTTCGACTCTGTGTATAGAAATCCAGCATTGCGTGATCCAAGAGGGTTTATTTTACCAGCTAATCAGGCAGATTTTCCTACAGCTACTCGATTTGTCAATGCCTTGATCAAGTCAGGCGTTCAGGTGCATAAGGCTACCGCTGCTTTCACTGTCAATGGAAAACAATATCCAGCGGGATCTTATGTGGTCAAATCAGCTCAGGCATTCCGTCCTCATGTATTGGATATGTTTGAGCCACAGGATCATCCCAATGACTTTGAATATCCAGGTGGCCCTCCCAAAAGGCCTTATGATGCAGCAGGTTGGAGTTTAGCCTTGCAAATGGGCGTTGAATTTGACCGTATCTTGGAAGGATTTGAGGGGCCATTTGAAGCCATCGCTTACGGCGAAGTGCAGCCATTTACACCTACTCGCATGCCATCAGGCTCAGGATTTTTGATTGATGTCCGAGGGAATAATGCTTTCATAGCTGTTAATGATTTGTTAAAGGCAGGTGTGAATGTTTCCAGAACTACCACTGCTCATGCAGGTTTGCCAGCTGGAAGCTTCTTTGTCAGTGGCAATAGAGCGGCGATTGAGAAAGCTGCATCCACTTATGGAATCAACGTAGTGTCAGCTTCTAGACCATCTCCTACAGTTGCTATCAAACCGGCCCGTGTAGCGCTTTTTGATCACTATGGAGGATCCATGCCTTCAGGTTGGGTTCGTTGGATGTTGGAGCAGTACAATTTTGCCTTCAATGTGGTGTATCCAAAAGAATTGGATGCGGGTAACTTGAAAGCGAAATACGATGTCATTTTATTCATTGGTGCTGGATCTCCGGGAACAGTCAGAAACTGGGGTGGTGCTGTGAGAGAAGAAGGCGTAGCAGCAGAATATCATGCTTTGATTGGAAATGTGACCAAAGAGAAAACCGTACCTGCTTTGAAAGCATTTATGGAAGCAGGAGGTTCTATCGTTGCAGTTGGAGCTTCTACTGCTTTTGCGTATGAATTCCAGTTGCCGGTTAGTAATGCCTTGGTAGAGAAATTGCCTGATGGACGTGAGCGACCACTGAGTGGAGATAAGTATTATATCCCTGGGAGTATTTTGAAAGCTCATTTGGATGGCACACATGCAGCCAACTGGGGCATGGGTGAATCAGCCAATATGGTCTTCAATAACAGCCCGGTATTTAACCTGGCTCCTAATGCTTTGCTTCAAGGTGTGAAACCATTGGCATGGTTTGGAACAGAGTCTCCACTAGTGTCCGGTTGGGCATGGGGTGAAGGCTACTTGAGAAATGGGGTAGTTGCTTTTGAAGCTCCGGTTGGAAAAGGAAAGTTCTATGCCTTTGGACCAGAAATCACCTTCCGAGCTCAAGCACACAATACGTTTAAGATGTTGTTTAATCAGTTGTATGTGAAGTAG
- a CDS encoding MBL fold metallo-hydrolase: MKTKPKKRTLAFFTLIPTILILAMMNHTVDEQIEFIENKALRTVSTVPASWQGTPMDTKGNFVNLYQPFEDSFSDLIKWQLSKNPLKEAKNNEERRLSKDFDSSILGSQEDYLIWLGHASYLIQVNGKVLLIDPFLEKNTFLKRESPEVLQVEDLPKIDYLLLSHNHRDHIDKATIQKLLKLQPGVEVLTGLKVGDVIGKWGDFGRIQEAGWFQEYATSDSSLQIVYVPSRHWSRRWLWDLNENLWGGFWIQSGDKSIYFMGDSGFGPHFEDIRQVMGQPDYCLMGVGAFRPEWFMNQAHISPTDAIQAFNILGGSYFIPMHYGTFDLSDEPRMEPWDILVTNQGKLNGELVEPILGKNLLR, from the coding sequence ATGAAAACGAAACCAAAAAAAAGAACACTTGCCTTTTTCACCCTCATTCCAACCATCCTTATCCTTGCAATGATGAATCATACCGTCGATGAGCAAATCGAATTTATTGAAAACAAAGCATTGCGAACTGTTTCTACTGTTCCTGCCTCTTGGCAGGGTACACCTATGGATACGAAAGGTAATTTTGTCAATTTATATCAACCCTTTGAGGATAGTTTCTCTGACCTCATCAAATGGCAGCTATCAAAAAATCCCTTGAAGGAAGCGAAGAATAATGAAGAAAGACGGTTATCAAAAGATTTTGACTCTTCTATCCTCGGTTCACAAGAAGACTACCTCATTTGGCTAGGCCATGCCAGCTATTTGATTCAGGTAAATGGAAAGGTGTTACTCATTGATCCATTCTTGGAAAAAAACACCTTCCTCAAGAGAGAATCTCCCGAGGTACTGCAAGTTGAGGACCTTCCTAAGATTGATTACCTATTGCTGTCTCATAACCATCGGGACCATATCGACAAAGCCACCATCCAAAAACTCTTGAAATTACAGCCGGGAGTAGAAGTGCTGACTGGATTGAAAGTAGGTGATGTGATTGGTAAGTGGGGAGATTTTGGCCGTATTCAGGAAGCTGGATGGTTTCAGGAATATGCTACATCGGATAGTTCCCTGCAAATAGTCTATGTCCCGTCAAGACACTGGTCTCGAAGATGGCTATGGGATCTGAACGAGAATCTTTGGGGTGGTTTTTGGATTCAATCTGGCGATAAAAGCATTTACTTTATGGGTGATTCTGGTTTTGGTCCACATTTCGAGGATATCAGACAGGTTATGGGGCAACCTGATTATTGCCTGATGGGCGTGGGTGCTTTCCGACCGGAGTGGTTTATGAACCAAGCCCATATCAGCCCTACGGATGCCATCCAAGCATTCAATATTTTAGGTGGCTCCTATTTTATTCCCATGCACTATGGCACCTTTGATTTATCAGATGAGCCGCGGATGGAGCCTTGGGATATTTTGGTAACTAATCAAGGAAAATTGAACGGAGAATTGGTAGAACCGATTTTGGGGAAGAATCTACTAAGATAA
- a CDS encoding Dabb family protein, producing MSSRRKFIQKAAIGGALLTLPNVSFSSTPEQPMIHQVFFWLNEEVTIQEFIQEAKKLASIQTVRKFYIGTPAETVSRDVIDSSYSIACTFFFDSVSDEQEYQVDPMHLAFVEENKNKWHKVVVYDFVI from the coding sequence ATGAGTAGTAGAAGAAAGTTTATTCAAAAGGCGGCGATCGGAGGTGCACTTCTGACACTCCCGAATGTAAGTTTTTCTTCGACACCCGAACAACCGATGATTCATCAGGTGTTTTTTTGGTTGAATGAAGAAGTGACTATTCAAGAATTTATCCAAGAAGCAAAAAAGCTTGCTTCCATTCAAACAGTAAGGAAGTTTTATATCGGAACCCCCGCGGAAACAGTCTCTAGGGATGTCATTGATAGTAGTTATTCCATTGCTTGCACTTTTTTCTTCGACAGTGTGTCGGATGAGCAAGAATACCAAGTAGATCCTATGCATCTTGCATTTGTAGAAGAAAACAAGAACAAATGGCACAAAGTTGTAGTTTATGATTTTGTAATTTAA
- a CDS encoding S41 family peptidase: MKRLKIWSLIVAALTIFAACEPKEEEVPQVNQEDQVKLAVFETMREFYYWTNELPLRIDPSEFSTKEEVLEALRFRPLDRFTSFTTAQARADQIVGNVSGVHGIRIAFNQEERLFLASVTRTGPAGQDGWQRGWEIIEINGRTIPSFRNPNGSYSIDLGPNQVGVTNTFKFRLADGSEITRTIPKTAFAANSVAHESIFEMGGKKIGYWVYENFRATPGGTPGRSNEVDESFGRFQAANIDELIIDLRYNGGGLVSVAEQILNLVAPNSANGQVMYTYRWGPNQVQRNESATFRKVGSLNLNRIVFITSRSSASASELVINSLRPFVNTVIIGDNTFGKPVGSIGVANRVLTDNNILIELITFSIANANGDADYFEGFVPAVRAGDDLTRNWGDPQEFRLAAALSLVTEGAVGARLTNTYYRPVWHMHEQFKGLEQEYFMY; encoded by the coding sequence ATGAAGCGTTTAAAAATTTGGTCATTAATAGTAGCAGCGTTAACCATCTTCGCTGCTTGTGAACCTAAAGAGGAAGAGGTTCCACAGGTGAACCAAGAAGATCAAGTGAAGTTGGCTGTGTTTGAAACTATGCGTGAGTTTTACTATTGGACTAATGAACTCCCCTTAAGAATCGATCCAAGTGAATTTTCTACAAAAGAGGAAGTATTGGAGGCTTTGAGGTTTAGACCTTTAGACCGTTTTACTAGTTTTACTACTGCGCAAGCTAGAGCTGATCAAATCGTGGGTAACGTGTCTGGAGTCCATGGTATTCGTATTGCATTTAATCAGGAGGAGCGTCTCTTTTTAGCTTCAGTTACACGCACGGGACCTGCAGGACAAGATGGATGGCAAAGAGGCTGGGAAATTATTGAAATCAATGGTAGAACCATTCCTTCTTTTAGAAACCCTAACGGAAGTTATTCAATTGATCTAGGACCCAATCAAGTTGGTGTAACCAATACATTCAAATTCAGATTAGCAGATGGGTCTGAGATTACTCGAACCATCCCAAAAACAGCTTTTGCTGCTAATTCAGTGGCTCATGAAAGTATATTTGAAATGGGAGGAAAGAAAATCGGGTATTGGGTGTATGAAAATTTCAGAGCCACTCCAGGTGGTACTCCGGGAAGAAGTAATGAAGTAGATGAGTCCTTTGGAAGATTCCAAGCTGCTAATATCGATGAATTGATTATTGATTTGCGATATAACGGAGGAGGATTGGTTTCAGTAGCAGAGCAAATATTGAATCTAGTCGCTCCCAATTCGGCAAATGGTCAAGTGATGTACACCTATAGATGGGGACCTAATCAAGTTCAGAGAAATGAAAGTGCTACGTTTAGAAAAGTTGGTTCACTCAACCTCAATAGGATAGTATTTATTACTTCGAGATCATCTGCATCTGCTTCCGAGTTAGTGATAAATAGTTTACGTCCTTTTGTGAATACAGTAATAATTGGGGATAACACTTTCGGAAAACCTGTTGGATCTATTGGAGTAGCCAATAGAGTACTTACTGATAATAATATTTTGATTGAGCTCATCACTTTTTCTATCGCCAACGCCAATGGAGATGCCGATTACTTTGAAGGTTTTGTCCCAGCTGTTAGAGCAGGTGATGACTTGACAAGAAATTGGGGAGATCCTCAGGAGTTTAGATTGGCTGCTGCATTAAGTTTGGTAACTGAGGGAGCTGTTGGTGCACGGTTGACTAATACCTACTACAGGCCAGTATGGCACATGCACGAGCAATTTAAAGGTCTAGAACAAGAATACTTTATGTATTAA
- a CDS encoding alpha/beta fold hydrolase, which translates to MKTSFLKTSFGNLAYYKYGNGSNMYLLFHGFGQSSKAYQSFLPLRQADETYLVIDVFYHGQSSWNSVQQKLTKEIWRAILLQLMQEENFEKFHLVGYSMGGKFCLVSYELFPNYVQSLLLMAPDGIKTGFWYNMATFPGIFNRLFQHVVFHPARFFKTMDVLHRMGLLESSFIKFVKSQMHTRTMRAQVYFTWNVFKTMQPDLSSIIRHLRMSSTPITLVTGKYDKMVTSENLQKFSSKIPQIRRLVLESGHNTLIDDYTKIHLKA; encoded by the coding sequence ATGAAAACTTCCTTTCTAAAGACCAGTTTTGGTAATTTGGCCTACTACAAATATGGAAATGGTAGCAATATGTATTTGCTTTTTCATGGTTTTGGTCAAAGTAGCAAAGCTTATCAGTCATTTTTACCACTCAGACAAGCAGATGAAACCTATTTAGTTATCGATGTTTTCTATCATGGACAAAGCAGTTGGAACAGTGTGCAGCAAAAATTGACCAAAGAAATCTGGAGAGCAATTCTTTTGCAATTGATGCAGGAAGAAAATTTTGAAAAATTCCATTTGGTAGGCTACAGCATGGGAGGTAAGTTCTGCTTGGTAAGCTATGAATTGTTCCCCAATTATGTGCAATCACTATTATTGATGGCTCCAGATGGGATAAAAACAGGTTTTTGGTACAACATGGCCACCTTCCCTGGGATATTTAACCGCTTATTCCAACATGTGGTCTTCCATCCCGCGCGATTCTTCAAAACGATGGATGTTCTGCATCGCATGGGACTGTTGGAATCCAGCTTTATCAAATTTGTAAAATCCCAAATGCATACGCGTACCATGCGAGCGCAAGTTTATTTTACTTGGAATGTCTTTAAAACAATGCAACCAGATTTGTCTAGCATAATCCGACATCTTCGAATGAGTAGCACGCCCATCACCTTGGTAACAGGGAAGTACGATAAAATGGTGACTTCAGAGAATTTGCAAAAGTTCAGCTCAAAAATCCCGCAAATCCGACGCTTAGTTTTGGAGTCTGGTCACAATACCTTGATAGATGACTACACAAAGATCCATTTGAAAGCATAA
- a CDS encoding TetR/AcrR family transcriptional regulator, which translates to METKEKIIETAEDLFMKFGVRSVTMDDIARQAGISKKTIYQEFADKNQLVFETFSQALEKDKCKLGEYPGLDQGVIAHMVGMSAYIRKRFADFNPLVMNEIQRYFPQCWQLFEEFKQEFVFKEIVEVLDKGKEEGMFRAEINSEILAFLRMEQMDSLFDPIKFPPSKFNLIELHLEVFEHFLYGILTDSGKQAYLNQKHTTA; encoded by the coding sequence ATGGAGACCAAAGAAAAAATTATAGAAACTGCTGAAGACTTATTCATGAAGTTTGGGGTCAGGTCTGTTACCATGGATGATATTGCAAGACAAGCTGGTATTTCAAAAAAAACCATTTACCAAGAGTTTGCAGATAAAAATCAGTTGGTATTCGAGACCTTTTCTCAGGCTCTGGAAAAGGATAAATGCAAACTAGGAGAGTACCCAGGACTGGATCAGGGGGTGATTGCGCATATGGTAGGGATGAGTGCTTACATTAGGAAACGTTTTGCAGACTTCAACCCCTTAGTAATGAATGAAATTCAGCGCTACTTTCCACAGTGCTGGCAATTGTTTGAAGAATTCAAACAAGAGTTTGTCTTCAAAGAAATTGTGGAAGTATTGGATAAAGGCAAAGAAGAGGGAATGTTCAGAGCAGAAATTAATTCTGAAATTCTTGCCTTTCTAAGAATGGAGCAAATGGACAGTTTATTTGATCCCATCAAGTTTCCTCCTTCAAAATTTAATTTAATCGAATTGCATTTGGAGGTGTTTGAGCACTTCTTATATGGCATATTAACCGATTCAGGAAAACAAGCATATCTAAACCAAAAACACACCACCGCATGA
- a CDS encoding TolC family protein, which translates to MKTLIKGLAITLLLLFQLVSPPQLSAQNTVVFTLEEAISYALQNNPDAKNAALELLASKAIIRQNLATGLPQINGTFDFTYNAAIPLIFLPNVPGSPGFNPDNPSEVVGLRFGVDFQSGLGVRVDQMIFDGSYFVGLKAAKTLNILTAFDKEKAEIDVRETVKKAYFTVLVNDERRRIFQVNLDRVETLLRETEALYEAGFVEKIDVSRTKVQRNNLKTELDKIVAATAISVEILKLQMGLPSDYTIELAETIRDFNNLAEVTELLTTDLTRRVELDQLKTNMDLTRLDLKNNQIQYMPRLNAFLTYNRSGASLLLPDLYSSDWFTAAFVGVNLTIPIFDGFSKAARIQQNRVQLRQLENQQTFLKNSFEVEVYQAKVNLQNSVATLQLQTENIELATEVFEMAKIKFQEGVGSNLEVVDADSALKEAENNYFAALYDALIAKVDLEKALGLL; encoded by the coding sequence ATGAAAACCTTGATTAAAGGGCTTGCAATAACGCTGTTGTTGCTATTCCAACTTGTCAGTCCTCCGCAACTATCGGCTCAAAATACCGTGGTTTTTACCCTCGAGGAGGCAATATCCTATGCCCTACAAAATAATCCCGATGCTAAAAATGCAGCTTTGGAGTTGTTGGCATCTAAAGCAATCATTCGTCAGAATTTGGCTACGGGTCTACCGCAGATTAATGGAACGTTTGATTTTACGTATAATGCTGCTATTCCACTAATCTTTTTGCCGAATGTGCCGGGATCTCCTGGGTTTAATCCAGATAACCCATCAGAAGTAGTAGGCTTAAGGTTTGGGGTTGATTTTCAATCAGGTTTAGGTGTCAGAGTAGATCAGATGATCTTTGATGGTTCCTACTTTGTAGGTTTGAAAGCAGCCAAGACTTTAAATATCTTGACTGCGTTTGATAAAGAAAAAGCAGAGATCGACGTACGAGAGACAGTAAAAAAGGCCTATTTTACCGTCTTGGTAAACGATGAGCGTAGACGCATTTTTCAGGTAAATTTAGATCGTGTAGAAACCTTGCTTAGAGAAACAGAAGCTCTCTATGAGGCTGGTTTTGTTGAAAAGATTGACGTTAGCAGAACCAAAGTGCAGCGAAATAATCTGAAAACAGAATTGGATAAAATTGTTGCTGCTACTGCAATTAGTGTGGAGATCTTGAAACTACAAATGGGACTTCCATCGGATTACACGATTGAATTGGCAGAGACTATTCGTGATTTTAATAATTTAGCTGAAGTCACTGAGCTCTTGACTACTGACCTGACTAGAAGGGTAGAATTGGATCAGTTGAAGACGAATATGGATTTGACCCGTTTGGATTTAAAGAATAATCAAATTCAGTACATGCCTCGTTTAAATGCTTTTTTAACCTACAATAGGTCCGGCGCCTCTTTGCTATTACCAGATTTATACAGTAGTGATTGGTTTACAGCTGCCTTTGTAGGTGTTAATTTGACTATTCCAATTTTCGATGGCTTTTCCAAAGCTGCGCGAATCCAACAGAATAGGGTGCAGTTAAGGCAATTGGAAAATCAACAAACTTTTTTGAAAAACTCTTTCGAAGTAGAGGTTTATCAAGCTAAAGTTAATTTGCAAAACTCCGTTGCGACTCTTCAGTTGCAGACCGAAAATATTGAGTTGGCAACAGAAGTATTTGAAATGGCTAAAATTAAATTTCAAGAGGGAGTTGGCTCAAATCTCGAAGTAGTGGATGCCGACTCAGCATTGAAAGAAGCAGAGAATAACTATTTCGCGGCATTATATGATGCCTTAATTGCTAAAGTAGATTTAGAAAAAGCTCTGGGATTATTGTAA
- a CDS encoding efflux RND transporter periplasmic adaptor subunit codes for MKTYSSVILLLLVVFVFSCGKKDELTLKKDELSALKNESNELRLKIEALEKEISLLDPEFGIANRKPVLVSVISPSLGKFENYVEVAGSVLSKKNVSISSELSGRAVEVIAIEGMQVNKGQVMARIDAESIVRNIEELQKQLELASIVFDKQERLWNQQIGTEIQYLEAKNRKETLEKSLASLRTQESKTLIRAPFSGTVETVQVRLGELVQPGSPMFQFVGVSDLYVEADVSERYIGVISKGDSVEISFPSINEAFRTKVSAVGSIINPTNRTFKVEVFLPNLPNVKPNMISVLKIKDYEVAQAVKVPNYLILQDNKGEYVFIVEDGLSKKRYIQRGRTYKDRSEILEGLTGTETLVDKGFREVGDNFSVTIAQ; via the coding sequence ATGAAAACCTATTCATCCGTTATTTTGCTGCTTTTAGTAGTATTTGTTTTTTCCTGCGGGAAAAAAGATGAGCTCACACTAAAAAAAGATGAGTTATCTGCACTTAAGAATGAATCCAATGAACTTCGGTTAAAAATTGAAGCACTGGAAAAAGAAATTTCATTGCTCGATCCTGAGTTTGGTATCGCGAATAGAAAACCTGTACTTGTTTCTGTTATCTCACCATCCCTCGGAAAGTTTGAGAATTATGTTGAAGTAGCAGGTTCTGTCTTATCCAAAAAGAATGTTAGCATATCCAGTGAATTATCAGGGAGAGCTGTGGAAGTAATTGCCATTGAAGGTATGCAGGTAAACAAAGGACAGGTAATGGCGAGGATTGATGCTGAATCGATCGTTAGAAATATTGAAGAACTTCAAAAGCAATTGGAGTTAGCAAGCATTGTGTTTGATAAGCAGGAGCGCTTATGGAATCAACAAATTGGGACCGAAATTCAGTATCTAGAAGCTAAAAACCGAAAAGAAACACTTGAGAAAAGTCTAGCAAGCTTGCGTACACAAGAGTCAAAAACACTCATTCGCGCACCATTTAGTGGAACGGTGGAAACTGTTCAAGTGCGGTTAGGTGAATTGGTTCAACCAGGTTCTCCCATGTTCCAGTTTGTAGGAGTTAGTGATTTATACGTAGAGGCTGATGTTTCAGAACGTTATATTGGTGTGATCAGTAAAGGTGACTCTGTGGAGATTTCATTTCCATCTATCAATGAAGCCTTTAGGACAAAGGTTTCTGCTGTAGGCTCCATTATCAATCCGACGAATAGAACATTTAAAGTGGAGGTCTTTTTACCAAATCTCCCTAATGTGAAGCCCAATATGATTTCGGTACTTAAAATCAAAGATTATGAAGTAGCGCAAGCAGTGAAAGTTCCCAATTACTTGATTTTGCAGGATAATAAGGGTGAATATGTATTTATCGTAGAAGATGGCTTGAGTAAAAAACGATATATCCAACGTGGAAGAACCTACAAGGACCGTTCTGAAATCCTAGAGGGTTTGACAGGAACCGAAACCTTGGTTGATAAAGGGTTTAGAGAAGTAGGGGATAATTTTTCAGTTACTATTGCACAATAA